The genomic region TCGATCGCCACTTCCGGGAGTTTGCCAAAATTCCAGGTGAAATACGAGCGATTTTCTTTTTCGCTCCAATCTTCGGGAATCGCAATCCCAAAACTGAGCAAAACATCGGGAACTAACGGGGGAATTGACTTGCCATAAAATAACCCGACATTGGCCGCCGCGAGAAAGGGTTGGCGATCGCGCAGATCGCTGTAGAGACTGGCGACGAGTAGGCGCTGCTGTTTCTCGCTGACTAAATTATCCACTGGGCAATCGTCCTCAATTTCGATCTGTTCGAGATCGGCTTTGATGAATTCCCACTCGGCGGAATAATCAGTCGCGGTTTTCTCGGAAATGACGGGGTTGCGATCGGTCTGACTTGTCATCAGTTATTCCAGCCAGTGCGTCTTTTTGATTCTATCTAAAAGGAATAGATCGTTGGTTGGTTGTGTCCGTTTTTAGTTTTTGAACGAGGATCGCGCCTTTGAGAATTTTCCCGTTTATTCCATGATTTTTGTTAAGCCTCGCAACAGTTTTTGATTGTCGGATTCGGAACGAACGGCAATGCGAAAATAGCGATCGCCTAATTCGGGGAAACTGAGGCAATCGCGGATTAAAATACGGTCGTGTTTGAGGAGTTGTTCTTGCACTTCGCACGCGGAGCGATCGCAGCGAACTAAGAGAAAATTGGCGGCGCTGGGGTAGGGGTGCAGTGTGGGAATCGCCGTCAATCCGTCGAATAGGTTTTCGCGGGCCTTTGCTAACCAGGTGAAGGTTTGCGCTTGGAAGGGGCGATCGCCCAACACGGCGCGAGCGCTGGCGGCGGCTAAACTATTGACGGGCCAGGGGTCGCGCCACTGCTGCCAGCGTTGCAGGCGATCGGGGTGGGCGATGCAGTAGCCCAAGCGCAAACCGGGAAGGCTGTAAAATTTGGTCAGCGATCGCACGATCGCCAAGTTGGGGTGAGTTTGAATCAATTCGATCGCGCTTTGTTGGCGTTCTGGAGTCAGAAAGTCCATAAACGCTTCGTCTACGACGACTAAGGCGAAGGAGTCGAGATAGGGGAGGAGATCGGTTTGGGAAAATAAGCGCCCGGTGGGGTTGTGGGGATTGTTCAATAATAACCCCATGTTTTGGGGAGCGATCGCCGGATGTTCGGTCAGTGTGGGGGCGATCGTCCATTGTTCGTCCACGACGGACAAGGGAACGGTCACGACCTGCGCCCCTACGGCGTCGAGCGATCGGCCATAGTCTCCAAAGGCGGGAGTGAGTAAAACCGTCGCCGCCAGGGCAGACAAGTCCCGAGCGGCCCAGGTCAGCAACTCGGCGGCTCCATTTCCCGGCAAAATCCAGTCCGGATCGAGGTCGTGAAAGGCACCGATCGCCGAGCGCAACTCCCGATAGTCTGGATTGGGATACGCCGCGATCGTACTTAACTGGCTTTGGATGGCGGCGATCGCCGATGCGGGCGGACCCAACGGATTAATACTTGCTGAAAAATCCAGAATAGAGGAAGGGGGACAGCCCGCCAGTGCTGCTGCCCAGGCTAAGTTTCCCCCGTGTGCAGGTCGTTTCAAGGATCGACAAACCGTTTAGGTCGCCCTTACTTAGGGGCCACCCGTTCTTTGAACAGCTTGCCTGCGGAGAACGCGGGAACCCTTGTCGCCGGGATTTCCATTTTGTCTCCCGTTTTCGGATTGCGACCTTCGCGCGCTTTCCGCTCGCGCGATTCAAAGGAACCAAAACCGACTAAGGTTACTTTGTCGCCGGAGGAAACCGCATCGATGATCGTTTCTAAGGCTGCCGTCAACACGGCATCGGCTTGTTTTTTCGTGACACTCGCCTTGTCGGCAACGGCATCAACTAATTCACCTTTATTCATGCCAATACTCCTTGACTTTTGTTCGGAAAAGTGTTAAGCAACCGCGTCGATCTCGAACGAGAGCGGCGATCGCCTAGAGATTTTGGGGGATTTTGCCGAATAAATGGCTGAAACTCCCACAGACTCAACTTTTCACTGCATTATTCTAATGTCTGCTAGCCCAATATGGATCGATGAAACCTTTAATTTATATGGATTTGGGCATTTTTTTTTGTAAAGACTCGGGCCGCCGGGGGCGATCGCCCGGTTGGCGATCGGTTTTTTGTAATGCTAAACGTAGCAACACAAAAAATAATGCAATCCTTATCCTTACTGAAAAACCCCTGCTATCTGGATAGCAGGGGTTTGACTTATGGGTTAGTTTAACATGCCCGGGCTGGGAAAATCCGTTGAAACGGCGAGAAATTCGGCTAGAACTTATCCCAACTGGTGAATGAGGGGCGATCGTCTTATCGATTCATCAGTTGTCGGGCCTCCGGACCGGGACTGTAGCCATATCCGTAGTTCGCCATATCCGAATCGTCGAGAATCTGAGGCGTCAGCAAGACGATCACTTCCGCCCGTTCGTTAGTTTTATTGGTACTGCGGAATAAGGAGCCAATTAAAGGTAAATCACCCAAAATCGGGACTTTACTCACCGTCGTCCGGTCTTGGTCTTGAATAATCCCCGAAACAATCAAAGTTTGACCGTCGCGTAAGCGAATCGTACCTGAGTCAAGACTTCGGGTTTGAACGAGAGTGACAAACCCTCCACCTCCTGTATCTTGTTGTCCGATAGGAGAACTGACCGTTGGATTTAACCGAAGTGACACGAAGCCATTATCGTCAATCCGTTCGACTGCCACATCTAGAGTCAGTCCGACATCTGCAAATTGAGCATTTCGGGTTTCGCGAGTTCCAGCATTGGTGTCAGTAAAGACAACTTCAATACTTTCAACAACTTGTTGGGTGAGTGCAACGCTGGCTTGTTGACCCTCTTGTACCACCAGGGTCGGATCGGTCAAGATCTTGGCATTCCGACTGAGAATCTGCGCTTGCAGAGTAGCTAAGAAACGCTGGGGATATTTGAACAACCCAGGCAAACTAAATTCAGCGCTACCGACTTCAATATTGCCATCGTTATCCACTGTAAAAACTTCGTAATCCGAGACGCGAACCCGCAAGGGGTTGTTACTCACCGGAGGAAGGGGACGCAAGAACAGTCCGCCCGATCCTGGAGCAGTCAGAGGGACATTAATCGTATTTTCGCGATCGAATTGGGTCTCACCTTGGATGGGGTTGTTAATTACGGGAGGAACGATCAAACCTTGGGTCGCCGAAGCCCGACTCGGGGGATTATAGCCGCCAAAGTTAACGGCTGCCGCTCCACCATCATTGACAAAAAAGGTGTCGTTAATTCCAAAGGAGAAACTGGTATTAAATTCGTCGCTATTGCTGAGGTTGACGTCAATTACCTTGACATTGACGGCCACTTGTCGCTGACGGACATCGAGTTGACTCAGCATCGCCGTCGCTAATTGCACCTTGCTCGGCGGCCCGACAATCGTGATCGAGTTCGTGCGCTCGTCACCAGAGATTAAAACCCCTTTTAAAGGTAAAGCGGCATATCCGACATAAGGCTCTTCAAGACTATCTGCTGCGAGCAATTCAACTCGGGTTGTGGTGTTCGTGAATTGCTGAGCCGTCGCTCCTTCCCCAGTGGTCACGATTTGGGTGGTCGTACTGACTTCATTGCGTTCTGCCCCTTGAGCAACTAAGAAGTTCAAAGTGGGCAAAAGTTCGAGTTGATTGAGTCTGAGGGTACGGGTAACGACGTTGCGGGCGCTATCGGGGAGGCGTGGGCCGACAAAGATGGTCGATCCAACTCGATTAGATTCAAGTTCTGCCAAGCGCAGAATGTAGTTAAAAACGTCGTTAATACTTTCGTCTTGAATGTCGAGGGAAATCGTGCGCGTACCGATTTCTACCGCTTCGGTACTTTCTTCGCTGAGTTCGCCAAAATCACGAGTGACTGACGTTCTTGGGGCACCTGGATCTTCACTGGTATCGTAACCGGGAACGTAAGCGAGGTTGAGTCCGGCGGCTCTGGCGAGTAAGGCGAGGACGTCTCTAACGGGGGCGTCGCGCAAGACGAGGCGATCGATCCGTTCCCCCGTACCGAGATTGATAGCTTCTACGCCGGGAATGACATTAGAAATAGCGATGTCACCGACGGGAGGGGCGACGGCGCGGGGTAAAAACGGGGGCGGTTGTTGCTGGCTGACTCTGCCGTTGTTGGCGGTGGGTAAGCCGTCGATGGTGACGTCTGGATTGGGAACCATCACGTCCGGCTGTCGTTGAGCCGTCGAGGGAGGGGGTGGGGGGGTGGTGGTGCTGGGAACGGCTGCGGTGTTGCCGCCTGTGGTGTAGCCGAGTAAAATTCCGCCGGAGTTGGCTTGGTCGATGGTCACTTGGGGGGGGCTATTGCTCCCGGTGACGACGACGCGGATGCTATTGGCATCGAGGGGGGTAACGACGACGGATGTAATTCCGGGGGCGGGGTTGTTTTCCCGGAAGCTCTGACCGCCGGGTAAGCTGAGCTGGGCGTTGACGATATCGGCGACGACATCGTTACCGCGATTGACTGTAAAGACTTGGGGACGATCGCCCCCACTGCCCTCAAGGATGACTTCGACGCCGCCGCCACTTGGATTCAAGCGCACTCCGGTCACTTGCGTGGGTTGCGCCCAGGCGGGCTGGGCGATCGCGATCGCGATCGCGCTGGCTCCAAAAAGATAACCGAGTGCTAATTCCTGTCTCACCGTTCCCTCCTCCCTTCGATCTACTAAACGCTAATGAAATTTCCAACCATGAAAACGATAACGGTTTAGTCGCTAGTCTGAAGCGATCGCCCGCAATTGTCAATCAATGATGAGGCAATTTTTGTTTTTCGCAACATTCCCTTCACCGACGGCGATCGCCTTTCAAGAAAACCAAACCCCTTTACTGATTTTCTTCGCCTTCCCCTTCCTCTTTCGGAGGTGGCGGAGCGGCCAGTTTTTGCAACTCTTCTTGAGATTTCGGCACGATCGCCAATAACTTAAACGACGTATTCAGTTTGGGCGTTTCTTGTCCTGTAATTTGGCCGCTCGGATCGACAAAAATCTTCTGACTTTCGGGAGTCAATTCGGAGGTGAATTGGTCGATCGCGATCAATTGTTGCAGCCGTTCGATATCTCTGAGCGTTTCCCGAGTCTGCTCGAAATTCCCCTGCATTTTCAACTCGCGGCTAGTCCCTTCGATCGCCTGAGACAGACTTAACGAAGCTGCCGTCGGTGCGGCGGCTGCGTTGTCGCCCTCTGCTCCCCCCGAAGATTGATTGGCAGCAGCTTGGTTTCCTCCGGCAGCTCCCGCCTCAAAAATCCAAGCATTATCCAATTTTTCTTGAGGTTTAAATAACTCTAATTTCGCCCCTTGCTTCGGCTTGACGATCGCGTTGATATCGAGCAACAACGTTTCTAAACCGCCTTGCTGCGAAAATAACGCCAATACATTTTCTTTACGCTGTTTGACCTCTTCCAAATTATTGCGGGCAGCTTCCAACCTTTTCACCCGCTCTTTCGTCGCTTCGATCTCTCCTGTTTTACTGTCGATCGAAGCTTTCAGCTCTTGATTTTGGCTCAATGCGGGCAGCAGCAACTTCCACACCAAAACCCCAGCCAAAGCGGCGCCGAGTACCCCAAAAGCAATCCCTTGAATTTTGGGCGTTAACACCACTCCGGCAAACACAATACTACCCGGAGGAGGGGGAGCCTCTTGCGGCTCTTCCATCGGTATAAACTCGTCACTGAATGTCATCGTTCGAGTACCCCCAATCCTTCAAGTGTTTTAATCCGAGTGGTCAGACCGTCAGCTCCATTGCGTTGGAGTTCGGCCAGCATGGTAGCGGCTGGTGCATTGCTCACCCGCGCCGTAATCGTATACTGCACGACTTTGGGCAGTTGAAACCCGTCCGGAGGACAAGTCACGTCCGTATCTTCAAACTTTTTATCGCATTCGATCGCCGTGGGATTGTCAACCAATTCGGCGACCACCAGTTCGGTCTGTTCGTCTACAAAAAACGGCGAGCTTTTCAGGGTCAGTACGAAGTCGTTGACCTCATCAAAGGACCGCGACAAGCCGGAAATTGTCACTTCTTGTCTGACAATACTCCAGGGCGAATCGCTTTGAATCTCGTCCCCTTCGGCTTTGTCGAGGGTATGCTCCATTTTGCTCACCTGAACCCCGACGGGAACTTGTTCGCGCAATTCTTGCAACAAAGCCGAGAGCGGTTTGAGCGAGGTATTAAAAATATTGGCAAAAAATGTAACTTGAGTCTGAATTTGTTGGATTTCGGCATTAATGGCTTCGAGTTCTTGAACCCCTTTGCCCAAACCGTCGAGTTCGCTTTGGAGTTGGGCTTCTTCTTGGCGCAAGCGACTGTTATCGCCTTCGATAAACGCCCAAAATCCTAAGACTAAAGCAATAGAAGCCACCCCGGCTCCCAGTCCGATCAGTTGGATCGTGCGGTCTTTCCCGGTGGAGGGCGCACTCCCCCGAGGGGCTTTGGGTTCTTGCCTAAACCCGGGGCGATCGTTGAGAAAATTAATATCTAGACTGTACATGGTCTTTTAGGTCTCCCGCATGGCTAACCCCAGCACGACTCCCAATCCCGGGCGCTGCAACAGGGGTAATTGTTCTTCATCGACTTGTAAAGCGAGATTCTCTACCGGATCGATGACCGTGGTGAGCAAACTCAATCGTTGATTGAAAAATTCGTCAATGCCACCGATCGCGGCACCCGGTCCGGCGAGCATGAGTTGCGAGACTTCGAGCCCGTCACTCTGATTGACATAAAAATCGATCGACCGCCGCAGTTCGTCGGCCAGCTCGGACAGAATTTTAATCATGGCCTGGGTTCCGGGGTTATTTCCCCCCATTTTACCCGAGCCGGAAATTTCTGACGGGTTGGCGGGAATGTTCATACCTTGGAGCATGTCTGTATTGCGCGACGGCGGTAGGTTCATCGCTTGAGATAAGGCGGTCTGCACTTGGTACATCCCGATCGTAATCGTGCGGGAAAATTGGGGGATACCATCGACGACGATCGCGATTTCCGTGCTGTCAAATTGTAAGTCGGCAATGACGACGGCTTCTTCTGGAGCTAACTGTAGCAGTTGGTTGCGAATTGTTCGCAGCAGGGCAAAACTGGTTAAGTCGAGAACGTCGATTTTTAAACCCGCTTCCTGAAACGTATTCAAATAAGTATCGGTGACTTCTTTGCGGGTGGCGACGAGCAGCACTTGGACTTTATCGATCCCATCTTCGTCGGTAAATTCCCCCAGAGGTTGATAGTCTACATCCGCTTCTTCTCTCGGGAAAGGCAAATACAATCCCGCTTCTTGGTTCATGTATTCGCGCATTTCTTCGGCGTTTTCTAACAAGTCTTTAGGAACGGGTAAAATTCGGATCGTTCCTTCTCTCGCGGGGATGGCTGTCGCGACACTTTTCGGCTTGATATTGTGTTCGGCGAGGGTATCGTGCAAGAGCAACGCCAGTTCGGGAGGGTCGGCAATTAACCCTTCTTGAATCACCCCTTCAGGGACTTCGGCAGTGGCGTAAAC from Oxynema aestuarii AP17 harbors:
- the pilM gene encoding type IV pilus assembly protein PilM is translated as MIQALKRLFSKGSSGIGVEIAPERINIVQLRPSGPGYKLEVYATAEVPEGVIQEGLIADPPELALLLHDTLAEHNIKPKSVATAIPAREGTIRILPVPKDLLENAEEMREYMNQEAGLYLPFPREEADVDYQPLGEFTDEDGIDKVQVLLVATRKEVTDTYLNTFQEAGLKIDVLDLTSFALLRTIRNQLLQLAPEEAVVIADLQFDSTEIAIVVDGIPQFSRTITIGMYQVQTALSQAMNLPPSRNTDMLQGMNIPANPSEISGSGKMGGNNPGTQAMIKILSELADELRRSIDFYVNQSDGLEVSQLMLAGPGAAIGGIDEFFNQRLSLLTTVIDPVENLALQVDEEQLPLLQRPGLGVVLGLAMRET
- the cobD gene encoding threonine-phosphate decarboxylase CobD, coding for MKRPAHGGNLAWAAALAGCPPSSILDFSASINPLGPPASAIAAIQSQLSTIAAYPNPDYRELRSAIGAFHDLDPDWILPGNGAAELLTWAARDLSALAATVLLTPAFGDYGRSLDAVGAQVVTVPLSVVDEQWTIAPTLTEHPAIAPQNMGLLLNNPHNPTGRLFSQTDLLPYLDSFALVVVDEAFMDFLTPERQQSAIELIQTHPNLAIVRSLTKFYSLPGLRLGYCIAHPDRLQRWQQWRDPWPVNSLAAASARAVLGDRPFQAQTFTWLAKARENLFDGLTAIPTLHPYPSAANFLLVRCDRSACEVQEQLLKHDRILIRDCLSFPELGDRYFRIAVRSESDNQKLLRGLTKIME
- a CDS encoding type IV pilus secretin family protein, translated to MRQELALGYLFGASAIAIAIAQPAWAQPTQVTGVRLNPSGGGVEVILEGSGGDRPQVFTVNRGNDVVADIVNAQLSLPGGQSFRENNPAPGITSVVVTPLDANSIRVVVTGSNSPPQVTIDQANSGGILLGYTTGGNTAAVPSTTTPPPPPSTAQRQPDVMVPNPDVTIDGLPTANNGRVSQQQPPPFLPRAVAPPVGDIAISNVIPGVEAINLGTGERIDRLVLRDAPVRDVLALLARAAGLNLAYVPGYDTSEDPGAPRTSVTRDFGELSEESTEAVEIGTRTISLDIQDESINDVFNYILRLAELESNRVGSTIFVGPRLPDSARNVVTRTLRLNQLELLPTLNFLVAQGAERNEVSTTTQIVTTGEGATAQQFTNTTTRVELLAADSLEEPYVGYAALPLKGVLISGDERTNSITIVGPPSKVQLATAMLSQLDVRQRQVAVNVKVIDVNLSNSDEFNTSFSFGINDTFFVNDGGAAAVNFGGYNPPSRASATQGLIVPPVINNPIQGETQFDRENTINVPLTAPGSGGLFLRPLPPVSNNPLRVRVSDYEVFTVDNDGNIEVGSAEFSLPGLFKYPQRFLATLQAQILSRNAKILTDPTLVVQEGQQASVALTQQVVESIEVVFTDTNAGTRETRNAQFADVGLTLDVAVERIDDNGFVSLRLNPTVSSPIGQQDTGGGGFVTLVQTRSLDSGTIRLRDGQTLIVSGIIQDQDRTTVSKVPILGDLPLIGSLFRSTNKTNERAEVIVLLTPQILDDSDMANYGYGYSPGPEARQLMNR
- a CDS encoding HU family DNA-binding protein, with the translated sequence MNKGELVDAVADKASVTKKQADAVLTAALETIIDAVSSGDKVTLVGFGSFESRERKAREGRNPKTGDKMEIPATRVPAFSAGKLFKERVAPK
- a CDS encoding Uma2 family endonuclease, which codes for MTSQTDRNPVISEKTATDYSAEWEFIKADLEQIEIEDDCPVDNLVSEKQQRLLVASLYSDLRDRQPFLAAANVGLFYGKSIPPLVPDVLLSFGIAIPEDWSEKENRSYFTWNFGKLPEVAIEIVSNAVGNELGNKLNLYESAGVGYYVVFDPLQFLTQEKLQVFARGATHYHKLQEPWLAEIDLGLRLWEGEFEGKLETWLRWCRRDGTILRTGDERAEIERDRADRLGQKLRELGIDPDTL
- a CDS encoding PilN domain-containing protein gives rise to the protein MYSLDINFLNDRPGFRQEPKAPRGSAPSTGKDRTIQLIGLGAGVASIALVLGFWAFIEGDNSRLRQEEAQLQSELDGLGKGVQELEAINAEIQQIQTQVTFFANIFNTSLKPLSALLQELREQVPVGVQVSKMEHTLDKAEGDEIQSDSPWSIVRQEVTISGLSRSFDEVNDFVLTLKSSPFFVDEQTELVVAELVDNPTAIECDKKFEDTDVTCPPDGFQLPKVVQYTITARVSNAPAATMLAELQRNGADGLTTRIKTLEGLGVLER